The Hippoglossus stenolepis isolate QCI-W04-F060 chromosome 11, HSTE1.2, whole genome shotgun sequence genome includes a window with the following:
- the LOC118117355 gene encoding myomegalin isoform X6, with protein sequence MLDLKMKETCRICGRELCGNQRRWIFHPTPKLNLQVLLSHALGQELTRDGRGEFACSKCIFMLDRMYRFDTVIARVEALSIERLQRLLQEKHRLRQCIGGLYRKTNSEEGAVTVAGGNEVPGDGMVDISGLTHAKYCALLQDDLVYSLYESWADDNPDGQHHHHPQCPAGPGSEITVAGSQRCLPSTPRRCRGCSHWRVADSDYEAVCKVPRKLARSISCGPSTRYSASFIGVGGGGEKDLESVDDSEEHPSSLTLVPGSQDPSRTSDSDRTLAGRISSSPSVASLETAEEYLQPGAIIDGPLRSPKDPIDDQLFDSLSEEHMGAPHGQVSPGASLSPALCFLQSCTIYRPVRSSKGSKLPVLLRKSSSNGGMRLGFPDSVLGMSYGTPDRESYILTPTPELETPLIRLNQNFNLTDMEDILEDLYKEYPRPPPHQILVEEQQSQLNQYECAAGQCVNELQKAQLHVQSLQAKIHQSEANNMRLQENLKEMEFELRSLRQAAQSQERTIQDLSESMSTKDIEAQELYQMIEGQNATLCKLQEIVHRNQLTQRKVQEGASESLTLAHLQSDLVGVQSSLFSLGLELEASQRSLRQSQRQGDDLVSFKDRLNSDLQEALQHREVTEKHNQDLRCALQKTRCELQAKEAALKASEAERLTVVLEKERGLEQLKHCLKDKEQQLEDYSDMLDSTASSKSRDALLEKLKERIKDRDRALERSIDDKFRSVEEREAQVRGLQLALREKERDLERLSCILSNNEETITSLDGLVRGKELELEQAAEAYRNLQWLKQQSEEKERNTLREKETIINQLQAALQSRSQETQDLTAALVARVQAGPTEVVEELKARLALKEKLFQELLSDRSRQSNEHQARVQDLFNTLSSKDQYLQDYSYRMSLVINERSGQLQELRRQMLLREQELHELRRDKEREMGGEKEHLQSLLKEKEAFIKELMQGQEEAMQLSSKESEAEMKTLQEELQLVLRKEREAQEELSALSLSLAQQQVEGVATKDGSDPQCVLEQLVSEYNKLNDALRAEKRLYQNLMHMHTKSDSSSEARQALHTELDSVQALRGQLEEVLARTRNMALVLERAAKRQPDFGELSTEEEEEGDDEDGSSDEFSDSIEEDEDKVTAKSLSFIQASVTSHEAEAVTAGLVRASLSQRANLKQLEEEKKSLEVQLEEIKSQLERDGYTSVAQMRSAVQKLQEENQALKEGQAGALGLRTNTEESHRSQNWEEEEEEDEEEDIEEDIEEEEEEEEDEEKGTSSVLVGKRGPPCVNVSEEQGKRRCTRPCSLDLGTLTSHHYTHQEVEPDGDRSEVGALWQDIDEGPGEQTARLRSDLALSHHENRELQERLMVSEATVHAQAEQLKDYRDLLTETSVQQANKQVQVDLQDLGYETCGRSENEAEREDTSSPEFDDLEMCTSLSHPQDYDGAGSSWLSGNCSSNRGTYEMGDEASVQHLVLDLRSQLTRCHKVIRGLQLRVRSLSATSDYASSLERTPRKVNWAFEKSPAPSGAEEDEGWMSDPQGIRSGPKPSRELQELMERVTSLEAQLKSSRLEGKGQAEEKCATWPGKYNSLIQAQARELSHLRQRTREGQGVCHILTQHLGDTTKAFEELLRANDIDYYMGQSFREQLAQSSALAQRVVTKISGRDRADSHDDKAGHELLALRLSKELQQKDKIIESLHTKLQERPETPSSCHALSETTDQSDRTSLASDECRTNEDLELCSDLDSREYQVEHRLQQPAHGSEPDVRPSFPPPHGLLKSSSSCPNMHCYAPLSLTRQTSRALFSEPVSPFFPVPPGPDIWGFALPHDKTLFPPFNNHNQHDLSSYSLLSHHAFQQHQLGGIPEGHPLKSDSGPVSGGTLWDMENMAQQVGSFPGSSGHQPGSSHTGVTLIEEHLREVRCLRQRLEESIRTNERLRQQLEERLASSGRDGGAPTNIYIQGLDTVAQLSNEIRVLKQENLGLQSRLQASTDTCEEVVQLREAVFTARARLKQAELEAEQWKEELRRLQTHSQEQGQQIHTLRQERQDSQERTNRLQHEVCLLQQQLCESRELIHSLQSELQVYDRVCSTTKASKGYLCELQGLPVELGELLGEVRSLRAQLQTSVQENSALKQLELHKQLEQKLGAGSPRIPSLSALTASPQRENFYRRQLLHDPAPSPPVRDIGLFNCGSPGPPYSDLDDSHSTANADTLDPHSELEGEAPDGSFANRNGRHAIGHVDDFSALQQQVLEGRSLVQRMETTLQACLGPPLLESNEKQSGDLVLDYGYVKSLLSNTRTLRQILEESLSLLKMFWRAALPSTDSSVQNLKKEQCMHEEILSLRLRMSEQEEVLKGTVQRLRSTSRTKENMEHFIVNQLSRTRDVLKKARTNLEKNELRLSSLSSSSSSPYAAEDPGGAARVWRADRGFLKASGATMATAILRPATRKRSSECLL encoded by the exons ATGCTCGATCTCAAGATGAAGGAGACGTGTCGCATTTGTGGCCGGGAGCTCTGCGGCAACCAGAGGCGATGGATCTTCCACCCCACCCCCAAGCTCAACCTCCAGGTGCTGCTGTCCCATGCCCTGGGGCAAGAGCTGACCCGGGACGGCAGAGGGGAGTTTGCCTGTTCTAAGTGCATCTTCATGCTGGACCGCATGTACCGCTTTGATACGGTCATCGCCCGTGTGGAGGCCCTGTCCATCGAAAGGTTGCAGCGgctcctgcaggagaaacaccGGCTGAGGCAGTGCATCGGTGGACTGTACCGGAAAACTAACTCAGAAGAGGGAGCAGTTACAGTTGCTGGAGGTAATGAAGTGCCAGGTGATGGCATGGTGGACATTTCGGGTCTCACTCATGCAAAGTACTGTGCCCTGCTCCAGGACGACCTGGTCTACTCTTTGTACGAGTCCTGGGCTGACGACAACCCAGACGGTCAACATCACCACCACCCACAGTGTCCTGCAGGACCAGGGTCAGAGATTACAGTTGCAGGCTCACAGCGCTGTTTGCCCAGCACTCCCAGGAGGTGTCGAGGATGTTCCCACTGGCGGGTGGCAGACTCTGACTATGAAGCCGTTTGTAAGGTGCCCAGGAAGTTGGCAAGGAGCATTTCATGTGGGCCATCAACCAGATATTCAGCCAGTTTTATCGGAGtaggaggtggtggagaaaaAGACCTAGAAAGTGTTGACGATTCAGAAGAACAcccttcctctctcactctggtCCCCGGTTCTCAGGACCCCTCGAGGACATCAGACAGTGATCGAACCCTGGCCGGACGTATCAGCTCCAGCCCCTCTGTAGCATCTTTGGAGACGGCTGAGGAATACCTGCAGCCTGGGGCCATAATAGATGGTCCTCTGAGGTCCCCCAAGGACCCCATAGATGACCAGTTATTTGACTCCCTCTCTGAGGAGCACATGGGAGCCCCACATGGTCAAGTCTCACCCGGGGCCAGCCTCTCTCCGGCCCTCTGTTTTCTGCAGAGCTGTACCATCTACCGGCCAGTCCGGAGCTCTAAGGGAAGCAAGCTGCCAGTGCTCCTCCGGAAGAGCTCCAGTAATGGAGGCATGAGGCTGGGATTCCCTGATTCTGTCCTCGGAATGTCGTATGGAACTCCAGACAGAGAAAGTTACATCCTGACGCCAACACCTGAGCTGGAGACCCCTCTGATCAGACTGAATCAGAACTTCAACCTGACTGACATGGAGGATATATTAGAAGATCTGTACAAAGAGTATCCTCGCCCACCTCCACACCAG ATTCTTGTTGAGGAGCAGCAAAGCCAGCTGAACCAGTATGAGTGTGCGGCCGGTCAGTGTGTCAACGAGCTGCAGAAGGCCCAGCTCCACGTTCAGTCTCTGCAGGCCAAGATCCACCAGAGCGAGGCCAACAATATG aggctgcaggagaatcTGAAAGAGATGGAGTTTGAGCTGCGTTCCCTTCGCCAGGCGGCTCAGAGTCAAGAAAGAACCATCCAGGACCTCTCTGAGTCAATGAGCACAAAAGAcattgag GCTCAGGAGCTGTATCAGATGATTGAAGGGCAGAACGCCACCCTGTGCAAGCTGCAAGAAATAGTCCACCGCAACCAGCTCACTCAACGCAAG GTTCAGGAGGGGGCCAGCGAGTCCTTGACCCTCGCCCATCTGCAGAGTGACCTGGTGGGGGTGCAGAGCTCCCTGTTCTCCCTCGGTCTGGAACTGGAGGCCAGCCAGAGGAGTCTGAGACAGAGCCAACGGCAAGGAGACGACTTAGTGAGTTTCAAGGACAGACTAAACTCTGATCTGCAGGAGGCGCTGCAGCACCGGGAGGTCACCGAAAAACACAAccag GACCTGCGCTGTGCCCTCCAGAAAACTCGCTGTGAGCTTCAGGCTAAAGAAGCAGCTCTGAAGGCGAGCGAAGCAGAGAGACTCACTGTGGtgctggaaaaagaaagaggccTCGAACAGCTCAAACACTGCCTGAAGGACAAGGAGCAACAGTTggag gACTACTCAGACATGTTGGATTCAACGGCAAGCTCCAAATCAAGAGATGCTCTGCTGGAGAAACTAAAAGAGCGTattaaagacagagacagagctctggag CGCTCCATTGATGACAAGTTCCGCAGTGTGGAGGAGCGCGAGGCCCAGGTGAGGGGGCTGCAGCTGGCTCTCAGGGAGAAGGAGCGAGACTTGGAGAGACTGAGCTGCATCCTGTCCAACAACGAAGAGACCATCACG AGTCTGGACGGTTTGGTGCGAGGCaaagagctggagctggagcaggcgGCCGAGGCCTACAGGAACCTCCAGTGGCTGAagcagcagagtgaggagaaggagagaaacactCTGAGAGAAAAGGAGACCATCATCAACCAGCTGCAGGCGGCCCTGCAGAGCCGCAGCCAGGAGactcag gATCTGACAGCCGCCCTCGTTGCCCGAGTGCAGGCCGGTCCCACTGAGGttgtggaggagctgaaggctCGGCTGGCGCTCAAAGAGAAACTGTTCcaggagctgctgtcagaccGCAGCCGCCAGTCGAATGAACACCAAGCACGGGTCCAGGATCTGTTCAACACGCTGAGCTCCAAAGACCAGTATCTGCAG gATTACTCCTACAGAATGTCCTTAGTGATTAATGAGCGGAGCGGCCAGCTGCAGGAGCTACGCAGACAGATGTTGCTACGAGAGCAGGAGCTGCACGAGCTGAGGCGGGAcaaggagagggagatgggaggagagaaggagcacCTGCAGAGTCTGCTCAAAGAGAAGGAAGCCTTTATCAAG GAGCTGATGCAGGGTCAGGAAGAGGCAATGCAGCTGTCTTCTAAAGAGAGTGAGGCAGAGATGAAGACCctccaggaggagctgcagctggtcctgaggaaggagagagaggctcaG GAGGAGCTCTCTGCTCTGAGTTTGTCTTTAGCTCAGCAGCAAGTCGAAGGAGTGGCCACAAAAGACGGCTCTGATCCCCAA TGTGTGCTGGAGCAGCTTGTGTCAGAGTACAACAAGCTGAATGATGCCCTGAGGGCAGAGAAGAGATTATACCAAAAtctcatgcacatgcacaccaAGAGTGACAG CAGCTCAGAGGCGAGGCAGGCCCTCCACACTGAGCTCGACTCGGTTCAGGCGCTGCGTGGACAGCTGGAGGAAGTGCTGGCCAGGACCCGGAACATGGCGTTGGTGCTGGAAAGGGCGGCCAAGCGGCAGCCCGACTTTGGAG AGctcagcacagaggaggaggaggaaggagacgaTGAAGATGGCAGCAGTGACGAGTTCTCGGACAGCatagaggaggatgaggataaAGTGACGGCGAAAAGTTTGTCCTTCATTCAGGCTTCTGTGACGTCTCATGAAGCCGAGGCTGTGACTGCAGGGCTGGTGAGGGCTTCACTGTCCCAGAGAGCTAATCTAAAGCAGCTCGAGGAGGAAAAGAAGTCACTTGAAGTCCAGCTCGAGGAAATAAAGTCACAGCTGGAGAGGGATGGATACACATCTGTGGCCCAGATGAG GAGTGCAGTGCAGAAACTGCAGGAGGAGAACCAGGCTTTGAAAGAAGGACAAGCTGGAGCCCTGGGactgaggacaaacacagaggagagtcACAGGAGCCAGAActgggaagaagaggaagaggaggacgaagaggaggacaTTGAGGAGGAcattgaggaggaggaggaggaggaggaagatgaagagaaggGAACATCTTCGGTGCTGGTTGGGAAGCGAGGTCCTCCGTGTGTTAATGTGAGTGAGGAGCAGGGGAAGAGGCGCTGCACCAGGCCATGCTCCCTGGACCTCGGCACGCTGACGTCCCATCATTACACACACCAG GAGGTGGAGCCTGATGGCGACAGGAGCGAGGTGGGAGCGCTCTGGCAGGATATAGACGAGGGTCCCGGCGAGCAGACGGCCCGCCTGCGCTCGGACCTGGCTCTGAGCCACCACGAgaacagagagctgcaggagagactGATGGTGTCTGAGGCCACGGTCCACGCTCAGGCGGAGCAGCTGAAGGACTACAGAGATCTGCTCA ccgaGACGTCGGTGCAGCAAGCCAATAAACAGGTGCAGGTGGATCTTCAGGATCTGGGTTATGAGACGTGTGGCCGCAGTGAGAACGAAGCTGAAAGAGAAGACACCAGCAGCCCTG AGTTTGACGATCTGGAGATGTGCACGTCACTGTCCCATCCTCAGGACTATGATGGTGCAGGCAGCAGCTGGTTAAGTGGTaactgcagcagtaacagaGGAACTTATGAAATGGGGGATGAGGCCTCTGTCCAACATCTGGTCCTGGATCTGCGCTCACAGCTGACCCGCTGCCATAAAGTGATCCGTGGGCTGCAGCTGCGTGTCCGCTCCCTGTCTGCCACCAGCGACTACGCTTCCAGTCTGGAACGTACCCCACGAAAG GTAAACTGGGCCTTTGAGAAGTCACCAGCCCCCAGCGGTGCGGAGGAGGATGAGGGCTGGATGTCTGACCCCCAAGGGATCCGCTCAGGGCCCAAACCCAGCAGGGAGCTACAGGAGCTGATGGAACGAGTCACGTCACTGGAGGCACAACTGAAGAGCTCCAGACTGGAGGGGAAAGGCCAAGCAGAAGAGAAATGTGCCACCTGGCCTGG GAAGTACAACTCTCTGATCCAGGCTCAAGCTCGTGAGCTGTCCCACCTGAGGCAGAGGACGAGAGAGGGGCAGGGGGTCTGCCATATCCTCACCCAGCACCTGGGTGACACCACTAAG GCCTTCGAGGAGCTGCTGCGAGCGAACGATATTGATTACTACATGGGTCAGAGCTTCAGAGAGCAGCTGGCACAGAGCTCTGCCCTGGCACAAAGAGTGGTCACCAAGATCAGCGGAC GCGACCGAGCAGACAGCCATGATGACAAAGCGGGCCATGAGCTGCTCGCCCTGAG GCTGAgtaaagagctgcagcagaaagataAAATCATTGAGTCGCTTCACACCAAGCTGCAGGAGCGTCCGGAGACCCCGTCCAGCTGCCACGCCCTCTCCGAGACCACCGACCAATCAGACAGGACCTCCTTGGCGTCCGACGAGTGCAGGACCAATGAGGACTTGGAGCTGTGCTCGGATTTAGACAGCAGAGAGTATCAGGTGGAGCACCGGCTGCAGCAGCCAGCACACGGATCCGAACCAGATG TCCGTCcatctttccctcctcctcatgGCCTTCTCAAGTCCTCCAGCAGCTGTCCCAACATGCATTGCTATGCCCCTCTGTCTTTGACCAGGCAGACCTCCAGAG CTCTTTTCAGTGAACCTGTTTCCCCCTTCTTCCCTGTCCCCCCTGGCCCTGACATCTGGG GCTTTGCACTTCCCCATGACAAGACCCTGTTCCCCCCCttcaacaaccacaaccagcaCGACCTCTCCAGCTACAGCCTGCTTTCCCATCATGCCTTTCAACAGCACCAGCTGGGTGGCATCCCTGAAGGCCACCCTCTTAAATCTGACTCAGGTCCAGTGTCCGGCGGGACTTTGTGGGACATGGAGAACATGGCTCAGCAAGTTGGAAGCTTCCCTGGATCATCTGGGCACCAGCCAGGCAGCAGCCACACAG GGGTGACTTTGATAGAGGAGCACCTGCGGGAGGTGAGGTGTCTCCGCCAGCGTCTGGAAGAGTCCATCAGGACAAACGAGAGGCTGCGCCAGCAGCTGGAAGAGAGACTGGCCAGCAGCGGGCGAGATGGAG GGGCACCAACAAACATCTACATTCAGGGACTGGATACAGTCGCTCAACTGTCCAACGAGATCAGAGTCCTGAAGCAAGAAAACCTGGGTCTCCAGTCACGCCTGCAGGCCAGCACAG ACACGTGTGAGGAGGTTGTGCAGTTGCGGGAGGCCGTGTTTACCGCACGGGCCCGTCTGAAGCAGGCGGAGCTGGAGGCCGAGCAGTGGAAGGAGGAGCTGAGACGCCTTCAGACTCACAGTCAGGAGCAGGGacagcagatacacacactgaggcaggaGCGACAGGACAGTCAGGAGAGAACCAACAG GCTCCAGCATGAGGTttgtctcctgcagcagcagctatgTGAGAGCAGGGAGCTCATCCACTCACTGCAGAGTGAACTGCAAGTTTACGATCGAGTGTGTTCCACCACAAAGGCCAGCAAAG GCTACCTGTGTGAGCTCCAAGGTCTGCCAGTGGAGCTGGGGGAGCTGCTGGGGGAGGTGAGGAGTCTGCGGGCCCAGCTGCAAACCAGCGTCCAGGAGAACAGCGCCCTCAAACAACTAGAGCTCCACaagcagctggagcagaagcTGGGTGCCGGCTCCCCTCGgatcccctccctctctgccctcaCTGCCAGCCCTCAGAGAGAAAACTTCTACAGACGTCAGCTGCTGCACG ACCCAGCTCCATCTCCACCAGTCAGGGACATTGGTCTGTTTAACTGTGGATCGCCCGGTCCTCCCTACTCAGACCTGGACGACAGCCATAGCACTGCTAATG CAGATACTCTGGACCCTCACTCTGAGCTCGAGGGGGAGGCCCCCGACGGATCATTTGCCAACCGAAACGGCCGCCACGCCATCGGTCATGTGGATGACTtcagtgctctgcagcagcaagtCCTCGAGGGTCGGAGCCTCGTCCAGCGCATGGAGACGACCCTGCAGGCCTGCCTGGGCCCGCCGCTGCTGGAGAGCAACGAGAAACAGAGCGGTGATCTG GTTCTGGACTATGGATATGTGAAGAGTCTGCTGTCCAACACCAGGACGCTGAGGCAGATCCTGGAGGAGTCGTTGTCTCTGCTGAAGATGTTCTGGAGAGCGGCTCTGCCCAGCACTGATTCCTCCGTCCAAAACCTCAAGAAG gagcaGTGTATGCACGAAGAGATCTTGTCCTTGAGACTGCGGATgtcggagcaggaggaggttcTAAAGGGGACGGTTCAGAGACTGAGGAGCACCAGCCGCACCAAGGAAAACATGGAGCACTTCATAGTAAATCAGT TGTCGAGGACTCGAGATGTGCTGAAGAAAGCAAGGACAAATTTAGAG AAGAATGAGCTGAGACTTTCCTCTCtaagctcctcctcttcctctccttatGCTG CTGAGGACCCAGGAGGTGCTGCCAGAGTATGGCGTGCTGATCGCGGTTTCCTGAAGGCCAGCGGAGCCACAATGGCCACAGCCATTCTGCGTCCAGCGACTAGAAAGCGCAGCAGCGAATGCCTGCTTTAG